DNA sequence from the Gopherus evgoodei ecotype Sinaloan lineage chromosome 3, rGopEvg1_v1.p, whole genome shotgun sequence genome:
gtactgctacctttacttctgcgcagctgctggtggtgatgctgccttcagagtgggcagctggagagtgatggctgctggctgggagccaagCTCTGAAGGGAGAGGCGCCACTAGCAGCtgtgcagaagtaaagatggcatggtatggtattgccacctttacctctgtgctgcagcctgcagagctggaccctctgtcagcagccgccactcttcGGCCGtcgagctctgaaggcagcagcacataagtaagggtggcatggtatagtattgccagccgcattacttctgtgctgctactggcgggacgctgccttcacagctgggtgcctggccaacagccgccaTTCTCCAgttacccagctctgaaggcagtgcagaaataaggatggcaataATGCGAGATGACCCCCCCAAATAACCTTGGGAAACCCCCGCCTTACAGAAGACATGCTGGAATGGAGCAGGGAAATGGGGCTACAGGCATATAAGGCCTGAGAGGAAAGGGATGACCAGTATGATCTGcagtagaaccctgtttatccAGTCTAATTGGGACTGAACTGCCCTATCATATAATCAAAATTCCAGATAAACCAAAGAATGGGAAAATGTGATGCTGCAGCGCCATCTAGCCAGCCCTAGTAGAGATCACCTCTTTCtgctttattttgaaaactttgttacATGCACTGCTTACTCTTTGTAGCAGATATCCCATTAATGTATACTTGGCTTTAAGTCTTGCATGTTTCAAAACAGTATTCTGAATTTATCCAGATAAACATAAGATTGAGTGAATTTTGAGCCTGTTTAGAGGCAGTTTTCACTAGTTATTAATATGAAATGATGCAAACTCCCAATTAATAAATCATCTAGCAAATTTAAGAACATAACGCCCatgctaggtcagaccaatggtccacctagtcTAGTATCCTGACAGTGGCgaatgccaagtgcttcaaagggaatgaacagaataggcaagCTTGGAGTGACCCAACTCCTGCAATCCACTCCCCACCTTTGGCAgtgagaggctagggacacccacaactaatagcaggggtgggcaaattatggCCCAGAGGCCGCATCCACTTCTTAAGGCGTTTTAATCCATCTCTCAAACTCCTGCCGAGGAGCAGTCTGGGGCTTGCCTTGCTCTGCGTGTGCTGTGGCTCCCAAAAGAAGCGGCATGTcccacctctggctcctatgcatgggGCAGATGGGGCTCCATATGCTGCCcatgccccaagcactgccctcacagctcccattggccgggaaccatggccaatgggagctgcaggggcggcacctgcggacggggcagtgcacagagccacctggccatgcctctgtgtaggagccggagtagagacatgctgctgcttccaagagctgctTTTGAGGTGTGTGCCACCTGGATCTgtctcccactctccaaaccccttggtcctagcccgagcaccctcctgcacctccaacTCCTCAGCCCTagccccacccaagagcccacatctgcagcaggagccctcacccctattcccaatttcgtgagcattcatgacccaccatacattttccatacccagatgcggtcctcagccaaaaagtttgctcacccctgactaatagccattgatggatctgtcctctatgaatgtatctaattcttttttttaaccctgttatagttttggccttcacatcatcccttggcaatgagttccacaggttagctgTAATGTGTAAcgtaatatttccttttgtttgttttaaatcttgttaccagatttgcccttTACTTTgaggtatgctcatttattagggctACTCTTCTGGGGAGGAGGTTTctataattctatcaatgtactgcttgtgtcacgtgtgatttcatatggagctctacttctcccttctgcaagttccctcccaatggagctatcctgtgTTCCCTAAGGCTTGAGCAAAGTCTGAGCAGACCAGGTCagtcagcactttcaagctgatcccttatatgtccctggactggGCCAAGCAGCCCTTTCAAGCTGTCACCCTTATATTCCACAAGTACCGCACTGGAGTAGAGTAAGCCTTAGCAGGCTGGGTCAAACAGCACTTCCAGGCTTccacccttatatgcccctgTATTCGGCGgactgggtcgagcagcacttccaagctgctacCCTCATATGTCacaggttcagcatgtccctatccccacttttacatcacaattgtactggtagtaacccacttgataaGCAAACCCCACAGCATTTTTGGGTGCTACAGGGATCTTTGGTGTTGCTGAAGAGTAAATGGGGAAGCTAGAAACACAGAAGAGttaagttcagagagagagagagagagagagagagaagcaaccagcttaaccataaaagttatttattgaataatagtgataactacacaaggagagcctaaaccaatataacagttacattattaaaggttaatacctgaggtagaaaagaaaacagagagggaTCTCACCGCTTCgtgaagcttgaactggttgggGTTCCCAAGtcatggtggtagctcagggtcctgagtgctggagactggCAGAGCCCctagcacgatcagtcaggagaagatgaaatcccagtggaactgatgcagagttgaTCCATGCATCAGAACACTTAAACATAGGTAGGGGTTTctgtagagaaacaacaatggttcacgggagaacactagatttgtttctgggtaaactgatgactctggttttctttaggctagacataggagctgatcactcttcaCTATGGatgatgttttcttccagggagctcacaatgcaattaggcagcatCAGTATTTTGaatatcaatcaaggattcattactagaattggtctgataactgctgagctgggtgtatGCAGGTGTGGGTTcgttaacatctggagcagagatccaccatgatgcagtgcttccctacttttttctggtcccagagttcagtgtggttctctgttctccattctgtatgctaatagagatACCtttcccatctttcatgcagatgagtcTGGGAGAGTTGCCTTTGTTCTTGTCatccttgtcaggaggggtctaggtgtgtctcccaacacCCTTTACTGCTCTCTGCAAATCTTTTCTCTGAtgagttttggttcaagcagagattGGTCGGGGGAGGcgggtgtctttcatgagtcaaaCAGGCTGGATGctgcgccctggttccccaagaacacaaaGCTGACTGGTATCAATCTgttccctattaatttcattggacgacccctggttcttgtgttatgtgaaggaataaataacacttccttattcaccttctccacactattcatgagtTTATAGATCTCCATCATGTCCTCCTAAGTAatttcttttccaggctgaaaagtcctagtcttattaatatctccttgtatggaagctgttccatatccttaataatttttgttgctcttctctgtaccttttccagctttaatatctttgagatggggcaaccagaacttcCAGGTGTGGACATACAATGgttttatatagtgacattacgatattttctgtcttactatctatccctttcctggtggttcctaacattctgtaattttttttgactgctgctgcacactgaatggatgttttcagaggactatccacaatgactcccaagatctttcttgagtggtaatagctaatttagaccccatcattttatatatagttgagtttgttttccaatgtgcatttctttgcatttatcaacactgaatttcatcttgttgcccagtcacccagttttgtgagatctttgtcactctttgcagtctgctttggacttaactatcttaagtaattttgtatcatctgtcaAATTTGCCaccactgtttactcctttttccagatcatttatgaatatgttgaacagcactgatcccagtacagatccctggtgCATCCCACTACCTGtcttcattgtgaaaactggccatttattcctaccctttgttttctatcttttaaccagttactgatccatgagagggccttcccttttatcccatgactgcttaattTCCTTAAGAATCTTTAGTGggagactttgtcaaaggctttgtgaaagtccaagtacactatagccACAGGTTCACTCTTTTCCACATGCCTGTTGAcctcccctcaaagaattttaatagatggGTGAgatgtgatttccctttacaaaagccatgttgactcttcccccaacaaatcatgttcatccatGTGCCtcacaattctgttctttactatagtttcaaccaatttgcctggtactgaagttgcCTATAATTGTAAGGATCCTTTtctaaaaattggtgtcacattcgctatcctccagtcatctggtgcagaagctgatttaagtgatagattacatacctcaatagttctgcagtttcaaatttgagttccttcagaactcttgcgtgaataccatctggccctGGGGGTTTATTaccatttaatttatcaatttgtttcagaaCCTCTTCTGACACATCAGCCTGGGACaattccttagatttgtcacctaaaaaggtgtgggaatctcccttacgtcctctgcagtgaagactgatgcaaataattcatttagtttctccacaatgaccttatcttccttgagtgctcccttagcaccttgatcatccagtgaccccactgattgtttggcaggctttctgcttctgctgtacttaaaatttttttgGCTGTTTAGTTTAATTTGATGTGGTGACTGGATCTCTGCCGTTCTGATATATAAGATACACAACCTTACAGGAATGGTATAAATAACATACTATGAAGATGTCATGCAAACTAAAGACAGATGTGTCTCATTAATGCTGgaaaatttcagttaaaaaatcTTAAGATTTATTAAGTCAGACCTGCAGCAGGCATAGTCTTAACTGAATCAGTAACAGACATTGGTAGTTTAATGGTACAAATTAAGGAATATATGGGACAAATTATGGTATGAGTTGCATGGCATGCAACTCAATTGAAGTTAGTGAGCTGTGGGGAATTTAGCCCATAGGTTttagtggtttgtttgtttgtttttatcaaaTTTCAGATGCTCTTGGGCTGTAAAATCTGGACTGGAGTACACCCTATAGTGGTACAGTATTTGAAACTTCTGAACTATAGAGAGAACCAGTAAGAGAGCCTCTTAGGCCTATGGAGCGCCTTTAGTGTTTTACAGATAGACTGAGGAAGGTCTTGATTCCATATACTCTCAAAGGACTCTTGGGCCCATAGAGTCTCCTGTTGAACTCACTGAGAGTCTTCCTGCATGGATCCAATTACAGGATTGGGGATTTAGTTTGTTAGAATGATTCTGATGAGCCTAGCAAGCATTCTGCTGGGACTCCTTGGTTGTCTGGTTCTCAGTCTTGTAAGGTGTTATGCATCCTGGGGTTCAGAACATGCGGTATTTGAATGGAATATGTACTCTAATATTTCACAttcaaataaaacatttccaGTTAAATTGCAAGGAATTAAAGACAGAGAAATGGCCAAGTATAAGAGTACCTAGCAGTTTCTCAGTGTCAGTCTTCAGAACTTTTGATAGCTGCATGTGCAATATCCTCGAGCTCTGCACTTTTGATGTCTAAACAAAACTTTAAGGGTAAAAACAAGTTCTGCTTGGAAACATATTTATGTGATTAATAACTGAAttgtttttaaaccatatttCTATAAACTTAATCCAAGGATCAGAAATCATCTTAATAGTTTGCATAAGCTGGGTGTACACTAGGAGTGGTTCACTGGTATAGAAGTACTAGTATACTATACCAGCAAAGCACTCCTattgtggacacagttatacaaGCAAAGCTGTGCTACATATTGGTAATGTGCAATTTTGCTGGtatggctgcatctacactacagacttctggCATAAGTGTGACCCCTGACCAATATAGCTGTGCTAACAGtcatctgcagtgtagacataagctTAGTTTAAACAACCTTTCTCACAGTCAGAAGCCAAACATTTCCAAATTAATTCCACTTcccctaaacaaacaaacaaacaaaaaaatcacctgAGAGAgacaggtggtttttttttaaatgctttctgtagttttctgtggtcaatgtctgaattaatctttcttgaaagATCAAAAGGCAGATGGAGTTCTTAAAAAGATTTTGTTCCTGATGTTTTGATTAAATGAAATGGAGGCGCAAATTAGCCAGTAATTGAATTTAAGTAAATTGTGGTAATTGATATTCATATAATTACAGCTGTTTGAAAACTGGGTGGTCTAGTTTACATTTTCCTTTGTGAACTTGTTAAATGGCTCCTATATGCAGACATAATAAGCAACTTTTAATTTTGTTATATTTAAGTGAGGGACCAGATGGCATAGGTAGGTGCCATTCAGACAGTCTTTTTATCTCTTGATTACAGGCTCGTAATTGGCAACAGGACTATTTTAAACAAAAGATATCATCATGGCTGTTTAGTAACCCACCAGTTTGTAAAATTACTTATACATATGTTCATATCACAGTTGATATCCTTGTTGGAAGTCTAATGTCAAGAATTTAAAAGGCGTGGAGGTACCTTTTTAACTTTCTAGATAAAACTTCTGCAAAGTAATTAAGGCATATTGGATGGACAGCTTTCTTTATGACTTGTACTGATATAGAACAAAACTCCAACCTCCTGTGCTAATGTAACACTTCTCATAAGCATTGTATATTGGAAAATTATGACAATGCTTTGAACAGAGCTCCAAGGGTTAATATTAAATGATACAATGTCAAACCTTTACAGAAACCCTGAAAGTCACAAAGCCTCGTTTTGATGCATCTCTGGTTTACCTGACCCGAAAATTCATGGATCTTGTCAAAACTGCTCCAGATGGTGTTCTTGATTTGAATGAAGTAGCAACAACTCTGGGGGTACGAAAACGAAGAGTATATGACATCACCAATGTGTTGGATGGAATCCACCTAATTCAGAAAAGATCTAAGAACCTTATCCAGTGGGTGTGAGTTGGCTTTGAAATTTCTAACTTACATTTGCAAAAATAATACGGATGCTTTGTGCGATGTAGTTTGAGCTAACTTTGACCTAATTGTGAACATGTGTTTTAGCTTCATTAGTGTTTTGTAGTAACTTTCATAAATGAGATGGTACGGCCTCTTAAATTGCACTGTATAATTAATACAGTATGCTTTTAACTTTTTAATATCAGGAAATGAAGCAattgtgaagatttttttttaactgactaCAAGAAACTAAAAATAATAGTTTGACCAAAAAGCTTTCAACATTTTAgctatgcttttttttaaaagttagaaaatgtttaAGTATTTTGCATTACAGTATAgactttatttataaatataagcTTTAAATGTTCTTGATAACTTTCATATTCTTTTAGAGGATCTGATCTCGATCAGATTGCTGGAAAGGCATCAGAGCAACAAAAGCTTAGAGATGAACTTTCTGATTTATCAGCAATGGAAGAAGCTCTGGATGAATTAATTAAAGACTGTGCTCACCAGTTGTTTGAATTAACAGATGATACAGAAAACACAAAATATCCTTTTAACTGCTGCACCAGTTACTTTGGCTACTGGCACCAAGCAGTTAGTGATGGAAATTTAGAATGGTAAGTAcgaggtgggagggatagctcagtggtttgagcattggcctgctaaacccaggcttgtgatttcagtccctgagggggccatttagggatctggggaaaaaatctgtctgaggattggtcctgctttgagcagggggttggactagatgaggtccttaggtcccttcaaaccctgatattctatgattctttgccTTTTTCCTCATTCTTTAGTACAGGGCAAGTAAAAGAAACTTACATTTGCAGATATATGTCTATATAGAATAAACTGTAGAGGGTAAAAGTTGAAGGAGCAGTCTGAAAGAAACACTGTCACTATAGTAATTATGAATATTTACATTTAGTAGTCCTATCTCATAGGCAAACTTTGACAAATGACAAGTAGTTTTGTAATTGAGATACAAACACCAAACATGAAAATTGGGAATATCGCCCAAGATTCTCATTCTATGCTTGCCTCTAGGCAGAAGGCTAACTAGAAAAAAATCTGGTGCTTAAATAAATTCATTTTCAGACAATAACCAGTGAAACTTGTCCATTCCTTGAAAGAGATCAGAAAGTAATTATATCACATGTTAACAGCCATACCTTCTTCTTAAAACAGTTAACAGATTTCCTTATGGAATCCTTGACTTATGTGTACACTAGCTTATGTGACGTATCAAGATATTCATAGCATTAAGGCCTTTCAAGAACAGATTGTTATGGCAATCAAAGCTCCAGAAGAAACAAAACTAGAAATACCAGCTCCTAAAGAAGTAAGTATTGCTTTTCATCACTCTAAGGCAATTGCATTTTTAGAATTAGAGTTTGCAAGAAGAGCAGTTGATTTTTCACTTACAGAAATTAATATTGGTATTATATAATACTGGCATTCTTATCTGATACGTTTCATAAAACGAAGGTACTTGCTAAAATGTGTGGGGACAGCGTTTTCGCTTTTAAGATGGTGACTCTTattgtctagactaggaaaataCTATATCATAGATTACCACTTGACTTTTGCTGGGGATGGAGGAGCATCTGTAACTGATGCCCAAGCTACCTCATTTGGCACTTGAGTTTGAGGGGGAATTGAATAAAGAAGCTTATACAGTACTTTGCAGGGTTTAGTACAAACTCCTAAGTATAAATAAATTGTAAAATCTAGGCAAGTGAGATCATTCTAGAATTTTGTCAGGAGAGGATTATTATATTTGCTAGTGAAAAGTGCCGGACATTTCACTCTGGTCGTTTACTGTCCTGTTATatagaaagtcagactagatgatcataatggttccttctggcctaaaAAAGACttagtttatttttgttacaaactgcaaaaatattgtgactttgggcatgtgtgtgtttgctgaTTTCATCTGAAAATCCTTTATTCCAAGTTCTGAATAGAATAGACTATATGAAAGATGCATCTGTTTTTAACGGTGAAAAGGTGTAAAAAAGGAGCATTTGAAGCCCGAGTAGGGGAGAGAAAATTAAGGATGTAAAGTATAACTTGTacacaaaactatgttaaaaaaagATTAAGATGGCAAAATCAAGCATTGTTAAGAATGGTTCCTTATACAGCCAGAATTTGGTCCCCTTGTGCATAAGTATTGTGATCTTTAATtgtatgatcacatactatttttctccACAGTGTGTCTATCTCAATCAGTGCAAAGGATAGATGGTATTCACTTAAACCTTGCTCTggaaacagaattattaatttttctgGGCTTTTCTAAGATGCTCATTGCTAAATTGCCTGAATGCCTcacaaattaatttattttaacaacatACCTTGAGATGAGGAGTCAtaattaacaccccccccccattttacagatggagacctgaggcacagagattaagtttACAAGCATACACTACTACCCAATTTGAGATTCCTAGACCTGGTTTAACTTAACACTATATAGatctttatatgttcaaagcacagctcctgtTGGCTTGGGTTGCAGCTCTGAGTATGCTGCACTTAAGCAAATCAGATCTCAGGGTGTCAAGTCAGGCAATCAAAAAAGAGGAGAACACAGTTAGAGATGATCTCTGACAAGCTTGGTCTCACTAACTTGCTTAGCATCAGGGAGCTACAGCTTCTCAAAGAACGTATTGCTTTGGCTGTATTAAAAGTTTCTGGCAGTGTGTTTTTTCCCTACTttcattcttggaaacagctgtaAACTGccttg
Encoded proteins:
- the E2F6 gene encoding transcription factor E2F6 isoform X4 translates to MSKQNFKETLKVTKPRFDASLVYLTRKFMDLVKTAPDGVLDLNEVATTLGVRKRRVYDITNVLDGIHLIQKRSKNLIQWVGSDLDQIAGKASEQQKLRDELSDLSAMEEALDELIKDCAHQLFELTDDTENTKLAYVTYQDIHSIKAFQEQIVMAIKAPEETKLEIPAPKEDCIEVRIKSTKGPIDVYLCEVEQDNPGAKTFEDMDTLTSETKSSEPLDEE
- the E2F6 gene encoding transcription factor E2F6 isoform X1, producing MATPAKGKSLRPLYPDTLRPPKINLNMEDEVQFVAMRKTLKVTKPRFDASLVYLTRKFMDLVKTAPDGVLDLNEVATTLGVRKRRVYDITNVLDGIHLIQKRSKNLIQWVGSDLDQIAGKASEQQKLRDELSDLSAMEEALDELIKDCAHQLFELTDDTENTKLAYVTYQDIHSIKAFQEQIVMAIKAPEETKLEIPAPKEDCIEVRIKSTKGPIDVYLCEVEQDNPGAKTFEDMDTLTSETKSSEPLDEE
- the E2F6 gene encoding transcription factor E2F6 isoform X3 produces the protein MEDEVQFVAMRKTLKVTKPRFDASLVYLTRKFMDLVKTAPDGVLDLNEVATTLGVRKRRVYDITNVLDGIHLIQKRSKNLIQWVGSDLDQIAGKASEQQKLRDELSDLSAMEEALDELIKDCAHQLFELTDDTENTKLAYVTYQDIHSIKAFQEQIVMAIKAPEETKLEIPAPKEDCIEVRIKSTKGPIDVYLCEVEQDNPGAKTFEDMDTLTSETKSSEPLDEE
- the E2F6 gene encoding transcription factor E2F6 isoform X2, which codes for MATPAKGKSLRPLYPDTLRPPKINLNMEDEVQFVAMRKTLKVTKPRFDASLVYLTRKFMDLVKTAPDGVLDLNEVATTLGVRKRRVYDITNVLDGIHLIQKRSKNLIQGSDLDQIAGKASEQQKLRDELSDLSAMEEALDELIKDCAHQLFELTDDTENTKLAYVTYQDIHSIKAFQEQIVMAIKAPEETKLEIPAPKEDCIEVRIKSTKGPIDVYLCEVEQDNPGAKTFEDMDTLTSETKSSEPLDEE